The following are from one region of the Qipengyuania flava genome:
- a CDS encoding ArsR/SmtB family transcription factor: MRTESLFRALADPTRLRIMRLLGSMELAVGEVAQVLGQSQPRVSRHIGILCDAGLAERRREGSWVFLRACANSSEAPPLSASIAGLLVEAEAADPQFAQECEQDRRKLAEIRQHRESEAQAYFSEHAHDWDELRRLHSSDEAVEKALARALGDEALGRLLDIGTGTGRMAELFAERAERIVALDKSLAMLRIARAKLQHLPTERVELVQGDFTSLPFAPASFDTVLFHQVLHFAQAPSAALAEAARVTREGGRIAIVDFAAHQREELRDRHAHARLGFEDHQMAQLLAENGFEAGVPVALEDGELVVKIWIAQRSAQDRKAVS; encoded by the coding sequence ATGCGCACCGAGAGCCTCTTCCGCGCCCTTGCCGACCCCACCCGCCTCAGGATCATGCGGCTGTTGGGATCGATGGAGCTTGCGGTAGGCGAAGTGGCGCAGGTTCTCGGGCAGAGCCAGCCGCGCGTTTCGCGCCATATCGGCATCCTGTGCGATGCCGGCCTTGCCGAACGCCGCCGCGAGGGAAGCTGGGTCTTCCTGCGCGCCTGCGCCAATTCGAGCGAAGCTCCGCCGCTCAGCGCCTCGATTGCCGGCCTGCTGGTCGAGGCCGAGGCCGCCGATCCGCAATTCGCGCAGGAATGCGAGCAGGATCGCCGCAAGCTGGCCGAGATACGCCAGCACCGCGAAAGCGAGGCGCAGGCCTATTTCTCCGAGCACGCGCACGACTGGGACGAGCTGCGGCGCCTCCACTCGTCCGATGAAGCGGTGGAGAAAGCGCTGGCCCGGGCGCTTGGAGATGAAGCGCTGGGACGCCTGCTGGACATTGGCACGGGGACGGGCCGCATGGCAGAACTCTTTGCCGAGCGCGCGGAGCGGATCGTGGCACTCGACAAGAGCCTCGCCATGCTGCGCATCGCGCGCGCCAAGCTGCAGCATTTGCCGACCGAGCGGGTCGAGCTGGTGCAGGGCGATTTCACCTCCTTGCCCTTCGCGCCGGCGAGCTTCGACACTGTGCTGTTCCACCAGGTCCTGCATTTCGCGCAGGCCCCCTCGGCCGCGCTGGCCGAGGCTGCGCGCGTGACCCGCGAAGGCGGGCGCATTGCGATCGTCGATTTCGCCGCCCACCAGCGCGAGGAATTGCGCGACCGCCACGCCCATGCGCGCCTTGGTTTCGAAGACCACCAGATGGCCCAGCTGCTGGCCGAAAACGGCTTCGAAGCCGGTGTCCCGGTCGCGCTGGAAGACGGCGAGCTCGTGGTGAAGATTTGGATCGCGCAGCGCAGCGCACAGGACAGGAAGGCAGTTTCGTGA
- the gcvT gene encoding glycine cleavage system aminomethyltransferase GcvT, translated as MSDDTEDQIVEIETLPLDAWHRKKGARMVPFAGYHMPIQYEGIVTEHGWTRSQAGLFDVSHMGQLMVTGETAAEELEKLLPGAIASLKPGKVRYSLLIDEEGGILDDLMVTNATPWIDGDEEAGTEGHWGEPAYYLVVNGATKWDDIAHLREHLDDAVTLTHMDEHALVALQGPNAATALNRVMRNVIDDMVFMESVTHDFGEWPLRITRSGYTGEDGFEISVPAEFAESLADRLCAEIEVRPIGLGARDSLRLEAGLPLYGHDITTETDPVSADLGFALTKRRREEGGWMGHEKVMKVLEDGPAQKRVGLAIEGRMPAREGALIYSGDKQVGRITSGGFSPTLERPIAMGYVDTGLAKEGTELEVEVRNKRLPAKVASLPFVPHRYHRGK; from the coding sequence TTGAGCGACGATACCGAAGACCAGATTGTCGAAATTGAAACGCTGCCGCTCGATGCGTGGCACCGCAAGAAGGGCGCACGCATGGTGCCCTTTGCCGGCTACCACATGCCCATCCAGTACGAAGGCATCGTGACCGAACACGGCTGGACCCGTTCGCAGGCCGGCCTGTTTGATGTCAGCCATATGGGCCAGCTGATGGTCACGGGCGAAACGGCGGCCGAGGAACTGGAAAAGCTCCTGCCCGGCGCGATTGCTTCGCTGAAGCCCGGCAAGGTTCGCTATTCGCTGCTGATCGACGAAGAGGGCGGCATCCTCGACGACCTCATGGTCACCAACGCCACGCCCTGGATCGACGGCGACGAAGAAGCCGGTACCGAGGGCCATTGGGGCGAACCCGCCTACTACCTCGTCGTCAACGGTGCGACCAAGTGGGACGACATCGCCCATTTGCGCGAGCATCTCGACGACGCCGTCACGCTCACCCACATGGACGAGCATGCGCTGGTCGCGCTTCAGGGGCCCAACGCGGCCACCGCGCTGAACCGCGTGATGCGCAACGTCATCGACGACATGGTCTTCATGGAAAGCGTCACTCACGATTTCGGCGAATGGCCGCTCCGCATCACGCGCTCCGGCTACACCGGTGAAGATGGCTTCGAGATCTCGGTCCCTGCCGAATTCGCCGAAAGCCTCGCCGATCGCCTGTGCGCGGAAATCGAAGTCCGCCCCATCGGGCTTGGCGCGCGCGACAGCCTGCGCCTCGAAGCGGGGCTGCCGCTCTACGGCCACGACATCACCACCGAAACCGATCCGGTCTCCGCCGACCTGGGCTTTGCGCTGACCAAGCGTCGCCGCGAGGAAGGCGGCTGGATGGGCCATGAGAAGGTCATGAAGGTGCTGGAGGACGGCCCGGCGCAAAAGCGTGTCGGTCTTGCCATCGAAGGCCGCATGCCCGCCCGCGAAGGCGCGCTCATCTATTCGGGCGACAAGCAGGTCGGCCGCATCACCTCGGGCGGCTTTTCTCCCACGCTCGAGCGGCCCATTGCGATGGGTTACGTCGACACCGGCCTCGCCAAAGAGGGAACCGAACTCGAAGTCGAGGTTCGTAACAAGAGACTGCCGGCGAAGGTCGCATCGCTGCCCTTCGTCCCCCACCGTTATCACAGAGGGAAATGA
- a CDS encoding sulfite exporter TauE/SafE family protein, giving the protein MAAPQSRLNRVQPTLAHSSRLALVGGALLLIAYAALWWLVPHDGALLERLWFLPGVGVVGAIIANASGTGGGVVFVPVFNALRELDTMALDPLQVVAVSMGIQAFGMSLGALRWTDRLYHQHDPADLEARTRSGDYWLVSLAVLAVSLPAMLATQRLIVFDAQAVLLGYKTFSIVLGLALIAATWTINRAAPERDHLARVDLVVLLLIAVPGGAITALFSVGIGELVAFYLFLRHYPMVLCVGTACVISAVSCIAGLVWHVEAGTVQWEVILLAAPGAMLGAFLARPIALWLGARRLKTAGGAWIVLSACYLIWLNWG; this is encoded by the coding sequence ATGGCTGCGCCCCAATCTCGACTGAACCGCGTCCAGCCGACGCTGGCGCATAGTTCGCGCCTTGCCCTGGTGGGCGGGGCGCTGCTCCTCATTGCTTATGCGGCGCTCTGGTGGCTGGTACCCCATGACGGCGCCTTGCTTGAACGGCTGTGGTTCCTGCCTGGGGTCGGCGTGGTCGGCGCGATCATTGCCAACGCCAGCGGGACAGGCGGCGGCGTGGTCTTCGTGCCGGTCTTCAACGCCCTGCGCGAACTCGATACCATGGCGCTCGACCCGTTGCAGGTGGTTGCCGTCTCGATGGGCATCCAGGCCTTCGGCATGAGCCTCGGCGCGCTGCGCTGGACCGACCGGCTTTACCACCAGCACGACCCGGCCGATCTCGAAGCGCGCACACGCAGTGGCGATTACTGGCTCGTGTCCCTTGCCGTCCTTGCCGTCTCGCTACCCGCCATGCTGGCGACGCAGCGGCTTATCGTGTTCGACGCGCAGGCGGTGCTGCTGGGCTACAAGACGTTCTCGATCGTTCTGGGGCTCGCGCTCATCGCGGCGACCTGGACTATCAACCGCGCCGCGCCCGAGCGGGACCATCTGGCCCGCGTCGACCTTGTCGTGTTGCTGTTGATTGCGGTTCCCGGCGGGGCGATCACCGCGCTGTTTTCGGTGGGGATCGGCGAGCTGGTCGCCTTCTACCTGTTCCTGCGCCACTACCCCATGGTGCTGTGCGTGGGCACCGCCTGCGTGATCTCTGCCGTCAGCTGCATCGCGGGGCTGGTCTGGCACGTTGAAGCCGGCACGGTGCAATGGGAGGTGATCCTCCTGGCCGCGCCCGGCGCGATGCTGGGCGCCTTCCTCGCGCGGCCGATTGCCCTGTGGCTGGGCGCGCGGCGGCTGAAGACGGCGGGCGGGGCGTGGATTGTGCTCTCGGCCTGCTATCTCATCTGGCTCAATTGGGGTTGA
- a CDS encoding serine hydrolase domain-containing protein: MRIAPFAAALALAGCASMPEPPPSIPVVSPAAVVVAFDRESVTPLAVEGVADRETGRATNADDPVRVASISKLVMALAALRLVEEGKLELDTDVSNYLGWKVRHPAFPQAPVTLKHILMHRAALRDDAGYVIPLGESLEAKLADPAAWYTDAPPGEAPFEYANLGSPLVATVLEAASGERYDRLVERTVFAPLGIEACFNWIGCSPKQTGRAVVLYRSTGEVARDDVADRPPHCAFPVADGVACSLDGYAPGTNASIFSPQGGLRIGMVDLAKIGQVLGGARSDFLAKLPDYIRVAGYDGRNRGQEFFCFYGLGMQVIQTGIPGCEDVLSGDGTVYTGHAGEAYGLRSGLWVDTETGNGFAYFVTAVPDRTAPDEGGFAPEEIALVRRAMEKPGNPAE, encoded by the coding sequence ATGCGTATTGCCCCCTTCGCCGCCGCCCTTGCGCTTGCCGGATGCGCCAGCATGCCTGAGCCCCCGCCCTCCATACCCGTCGTTAGCCCGGCTGCCGTCGTGGTGGCCTTCGATCGCGAAAGCGTCACGCCGCTGGCTGTGGAAGGGGTCGCCGACCGCGAAACCGGACGAGCCACCAACGCCGACGATCCGGTGCGTGTGGCTAGTATCTCGAAGCTGGTCATGGCCCTTGCTGCCCTGCGCCTCGTGGAGGAGGGCAAGCTGGAGCTCGACACGGATGTCTCGAACTATCTTGGTTGGAAGGTTCGTCACCCGGCTTTCCCGCAAGCGCCGGTCACACTGAAGCACATCCTCATGCACCGCGCTGCCCTTCGCGACGATGCAGGCTACGTCATCCCGCTTGGCGAGAGCCTTGAGGCAAAGCTGGCGGACCCGGCCGCCTGGTACACCGATGCGCCTCCGGGCGAAGCGCCGTTCGAATACGCGAACCTCGGCTCCCCTCTCGTGGCAACCGTGCTCGAAGCGGCGAGCGGCGAGCGCTATGACCGTCTGGTCGAACGCACGGTCTTCGCGCCGCTGGGTATCGAAGCCTGCTTCAACTGGATCGGCTGCTCGCCCAAACAGACCGGCCGTGCGGTGGTGCTCTACCGCAGCACGGGCGAAGTCGCGCGCGACGATGTCGCCGACCGTCCGCCCCATTGCGCCTTCCCGGTTGCAGACGGCGTCGCCTGTTCGCTCGATGGCTATGCGCCGGGCACCAACGCCTCGATTTTCTCGCCGCAAGGCGGGCTGCGGATCGGGATGGTCGACCTTGCGAAGATCGGGCAGGTCCTGGGCGGTGCGCGAAGTGATTTCCTCGCCAAGCTGCCCGACTACATCCGCGTTGCCGGATACGATGGACGCAACAGGGGGCAGGAGTTCTTCTGCTTCTATGGTCTCGGCATGCAGGTCATCCAGACCGGCATCCCCGGATGCGAGGATGTGTTGAGCGGTGACGGAACGGTCTACACCGGCCATGCCGGCGAAGCCTATGGCCTGCGGTCAGGGCTTTGGGTCGATACCGAAACCGGCAACGGCTTTGCCTATTTCGTGACAGCCGTTCCTGATCGCACGGCACCCGATGAGGGCGGCTTTGCGCCAGAGGAAATCGCGCTGGTGCGCCGTGCCATGGAAAAACCGGGCAATCCGGCCGAATAA
- the gcvH gene encoding glycine cleavage system protein GcvH — MARYFTDEHEWIDVEGDLATVGITDYAQEQLGDIVFVELPDVGTVIDKGKDAAVVESVKAASDVYAPISGEIMETNDALEDDPALVNTSPEENGWFFKMTIGDKSQFEGLMDAAAYKSFCDGL; from the coding sequence ATGGCCCGTTACTTCACCGATGAGCACGAGTGGATCGACGTCGAGGGTGACCTCGCCACTGTCGGCATCACCGATTACGCGCAGGAACAGCTGGGCGATATCGTCTTCGTCGAGCTGCCCGACGTCGGCACCGTGATCGACAAGGGCAAGGACGCTGCTGTCGTCGAAAGCGTCAAGGCGGCAAGCGACGTCTACGCGCCGATCAGCGGCGAGATCATGGAAACCAACGACGCGCTGGAAGATGATCCGGCGCTCGTGAACACCTCGCCCGAAGAGAACGGCTGGTTCTTCAAGATGACCATTGGCGACAAGTCGCAGTTCGAAGGTCTGATGGACGCGGCCGCCTACAAGAGCTTCTGCGACGGGCTTTGA
- the metF gene encoding methylenetetrahydrofolate reductase [NAD(P)H] — protein MREAQRALDAPLFSGLPGDIEVSFEFFPPKNAKMNETLWHSVETLAPLGPRFASVTYGAGGSTRERTHSQVVRIQNEARIPAAAHLTCVEATREEVDEVARHYWEEGIRHIVALRGDPPDGHSHYTPHPGGYANAVELIAGLKQVADFEISVAAYPEVHPDSPDAQADIANLKAKFDAGATRAITQFFFDPQCFFEFRDKAAAAGIKGEIVPGIMPVLSFAAVQRMSTLCGTAIPDWMEGLFDGLDDRPEARQLVSATIAAELCRRLYAGGVRQFHFYTLNRAELSYAICHMLGLRPKGTP, from the coding sequence ATGCGCGAAGCCCAGCGGGCATTGGATGCGCCGCTCTTCTCCGGCCTGCCCGGCGATATCGAGGTGAGCTTCGAATTCTTTCCGCCGAAGAACGCCAAGATGAACGAAACGCTGTGGCACAGCGTCGAAACGCTCGCCCCGCTCGGCCCGCGCTTTGCCAGCGTGACCTATGGTGCTGGCGGATCGACGCGCGAGCGGACCCATAGCCAGGTCGTGCGCATCCAGAACGAGGCCAGGATCCCGGCCGCGGCCCACCTGACCTGCGTAGAAGCGACGCGCGAAGAGGTGGACGAGGTCGCCCGGCACTATTGGGAAGAGGGCATTCGCCACATCGTCGCCCTGCGCGGCGATCCGCCCGACGGACATTCGCATTACACGCCGCATCCGGGCGGCTATGCCAACGCGGTCGAGCTGATTGCCGGCCTCAAGCAGGTCGCCGATTTCGAGATTTCGGTTGCCGCTTATCCGGAAGTGCATCCGGATTCGCCCGACGCACAGGCGGACATTGCCAACCTCAAGGCCAAGTTCGATGCCGGCGCGACGCGGGCGATCACGCAGTTCTTCTTCGATCCGCAATGCTTCTTCGAGTTTCGCGACAAGGCGGCTGCTGCGGGTATCAAGGGCGAGATCGTACCCGGCATCATGCCGGTGCTGAGTTTCGCCGCCGTCCAGCGCATGAGCACGCTGTGCGGCACGGCAATACCCGACTGGATGGAGGGGCTATTCGACGGGCTCGACGACCGTCCCGAGGCGCGCCAGCTGGTCAGCGCCACGATCGCCGCCGAATTGTGCCGCCGCCTCTATGCGGGCGGTGTGCGCCAGTTCCATTTTTACACGCTGAACCGCGCCGAGCTGAGCTACGCCATCTGCCACATGCTGGGCCTGCGTCCGAAGGGGACCCCATGA
- a CDS encoding GNAT family N-acetyltransferase — translation MTDQAQIRTATAADAARLSLVANATFLETFAGTISGDALVAHCVKEHDAGHLAALIESGARAWLAELNGAPIGYALLTKPDLDAAQTGDIELKKIYLLSQFHGTGIARDLFQAAVDGAYGFKRLLLGVKEDNSRAIAFYTKQGFKQIGTRKFDVGGTLYDDVVLARGLTPFA, via the coding sequence ATGACCGACCAAGCCCAGATCCGGACTGCCACCGCCGCTGACGCTGCCCGCCTCTCGCTTGTTGCCAACGCTACCTTCTTGGAAACCTTCGCTGGTACGATCTCAGGGGATGCTCTGGTCGCGCATTGCGTCAAGGAGCACGACGCGGGCCATCTCGCCGCGCTGATCGAGAGCGGGGCGCGGGCCTGGCTGGCGGAATTGAACGGCGCGCCGATCGGCTACGCCCTGCTGACCAAGCCGGATCTCGATGCCGCCCAGACCGGCGATATCGAATTGAAGAAGATCTACCTCCTTTCGCAATTCCACGGCACCGGCATCGCCCGCGACCTTTTCCAGGCCGCAGTGGACGGCGCTTATGGCTTCAAGCGGCTGCTGCTCGGCGTGAAGGAAGACAACAGCCGCGCCATCGCGTTCTACACCAAGCAGGGCTTCAAGCAGATCGGCACCCGCAAGTTCGACGTGGGCGGCACGCTTTACGACGATGTCGTCCTGGCACGCGGCCTGACCCCTTTCGCCTGA
- a CDS encoding homocysteine S-methyltransferase family protein, whose amino-acid sequence MTKRDEFKAAAAERILIKDGPYGTEIQRAKLAPEDYAGDTGLPQDQKGNNDLVNLTQPQVIRAICDSYIDAGAHILATNTFNANRISQADYGAEGLVHEMNVAAARIIREAVDARDDGVARFVAGAVGPTNKTLSLSPDVEDPGFREVTFDEIVDVYVEQCRALIEGGADFILVETVFDTLNCKAAIMAVKQLERELERDIPLMISLTLTDLSGRNLSGHTVEAFWHTVRHARPLTIGLNCSFGAEQLRPHVQILSDIADSYLLAYPNAGLPNDLGEYDEQPATTAALTRVWAENGRVNALGGCCGSTPAHIAAMSEAVAGLAPRILPDPAPEMRLAGLEAFSIAA is encoded by the coding sequence ATGACCAAGCGTGACGAGTTCAAGGCGGCTGCCGCCGAGCGCATCCTGATCAAGGACGGGCCCTACGGGACCGAGATCCAGCGCGCCAAGCTGGCGCCGGAAGACTACGCCGGGGATACCGGCCTGCCGCAGGACCAGAAGGGCAACAACGACCTCGTCAATCTGACGCAGCCGCAGGTCATCCGCGCGATCTGCGACAGCTATATCGATGCCGGCGCGCATATCCTTGCGACCAACACCTTCAACGCCAACCGTATCAGCCAGGCGGATTACGGCGCAGAGGGGCTGGTCCACGAGATGAATGTGGCCGCCGCGCGGATCATCCGTGAGGCCGTCGATGCGCGCGATGACGGCGTTGCCCGCTTCGTCGCCGGCGCGGTCGGTCCGACCAACAAGACGCTGTCGCTGTCGCCCGATGTGGAAGACCCCGGTTTTCGCGAAGTGACCTTCGACGAGATCGTCGATGTCTATGTCGAGCAGTGCCGCGCCCTGATCGAGGGAGGGGCCGATTTCATCCTGGTCGAAACCGTGTTCGACACGCTTAATTGCAAGGCCGCGATCATGGCGGTCAAGCAGCTCGAACGCGAGCTGGAGCGCGACATCCCTCTGATGATCTCGCTGACCCTCACCGACCTTTCGGGTCGCAACCTGTCGGGGCACACGGTCGAGGCGTTCTGGCATACGGTCCGGCACGCAAGGCCGCTGACCATCGGGCTCAACTGCAGCTTCGGAGCCGAGCAGCTGCGCCCGCATGTGCAGATCCTCTCCGACATCGCCGACAGCTACCTGCTGGCCTATCCCAACGCCGGGCTTCCCAACGACCTTGGCGAATACGACGAACAACCTGCAACCACCGCCGCCCTGACGCGTGTCTGGGCGGAAAACGGCCGCGTGAACGCGCTGGGCGGCTGTTGCGGCTCGACGCCGGCGCATATCGCCGCCATGTCTGAAGCGGTTGCCGGTCTTGCCCCGCGCATCCTTCCCGACCCCGCCCCCGAGATGCGCCTTGCCGGTCTCGAAGCCTTCTCCATCGCTGCGTGA
- the metH gene encoding methionine synthase, whose amino-acid sequence MNDLTTARFVNIGERTNVTGSARFKKLIMADDYDTAVEVARQQVENGAQVIDVNMDEGLLDAEKAMTTFLKLIAAEPDIARVPVMIDSSKWEVIEAGLKCVSGKPIVNSISMKEGEEEFLAHARKCMDYGAAAVVMAFDEVGQADTKERKVEICTRAYTLLTGIGFPPEDIIFDPNIFAVATGIEEHDRYGLDFIEAVREIKQACPYAKTSGGLSNLSFSFRGNETVRRAMHSVFLYHAIPAGLDMAIVNAGQLDVYDTIDPALREACEDVILMRRADATERLIDLAESYKGKSAADEKAAEEWRGWPVERRLEHALVKGIDAHVVADTEEARQAFSRPIEVIEGPLMDGMNVVGDLFGSGKMFLPQVVKSARVMKKAVAHLIPFIEAEKEEGARAKGTIIMATVKGDVHDIGKNIVGVVLQCNGYEVVDLGVMVPWSKILEAANENEADMIGLSGLITPSLDEMVTVAEEMKTAGMTMPLLIGGATTSKVHTALRIDPAYDGPVIHVLDASRAVGVASRLLSDTQRDEFVESTASEYVKVREAREGKAQSVLLSLEEARANFFDAYLSDKAAPPLKPGLHVYEDWSLADLRDYIDWTPFFRAWELHGTYPRILDDEVVGETARQLKADADAMLDRIIGEKWLTARGVAGFWPCARDGDDVTIHDAEGETHTVLPFLRQQVKKSRDRANMCLADFIDPAGDWIGGFAVGIHGIEEHSKAFLEDKDDYSDILLKALADRFAEAFAERLHQHVRTDLWGYAPQEQLTNEALIKEEYRGIRPAPGYPACPDHSLKPILFDLLDAPTNAGLTLTENFAMYPTAAVSGFYFGHPEAEYFGVARIGRDQLEDYARRRGVDMATAERWLRPNLD is encoded by the coding sequence ATGAACGACCTGACGACCGCCCGCTTCGTAAACATTGGCGAACGCACCAATGTGACCGGTTCGGCCCGGTTCAAGAAGCTGATCATGGCGGACGATTACGACACTGCCGTGGAAGTCGCGCGCCAGCAGGTCGAAAACGGCGCGCAGGTGATCGACGTCAACATGGACGAAGGCCTGCTCGACGCCGAGAAGGCGATGACGACCTTCCTCAAGCTGATCGCCGCCGAGCCGGACATCGCGCGCGTCCCGGTTATGATCGACAGTTCCAAGTGGGAGGTGATCGAGGCGGGTCTCAAATGCGTATCGGGCAAGCCGATCGTCAATTCGATCAGCATGAAGGAAGGGGAGGAGGAATTCCTCGCCCATGCCCGCAAATGCATGGATTATGGCGCGGCGGCCGTAGTCATGGCCTTCGACGAGGTCGGTCAGGCCGACACGAAAGAGCGCAAGGTCGAAATCTGCACCCGCGCCTACACCCTGCTGACCGGTATCGGCTTCCCGCCCGAAGACATCATCTTCGATCCCAACATCTTCGCAGTTGCGACGGGGATCGAGGAGCATGACCGCTACGGGCTCGATTTCATCGAGGCGGTGCGCGAAATCAAGCAGGCCTGCCCCTACGCCAAGACCAGCGGCGGTTTGTCGAACCTGTCGTTCAGCTTCCGCGGCAACGAAACCGTGCGCCGCGCGATGCACTCGGTATTCCTCTACCACGCGATCCCAGCAGGGCTCGACATGGCGATCGTCAACGCAGGCCAGCTCGACGTCTACGACACGATCGACCCGGCGCTGCGCGAAGCCTGCGAAGACGTGATCCTGATGCGCCGCGCGGATGCGACCGAGCGGCTGATCGACCTAGCGGAAAGCTACAAGGGCAAGTCCGCTGCCGACGAGAAGGCGGCCGAGGAATGGCGCGGCTGGCCGGTCGAGCGGCGGCTGGAGCACGCGCTGGTGAAGGGCATCGATGCCCATGTCGTCGCCGATACTGAAGAGGCGCGGCAGGCCTTCTCGCGCCCCATCGAAGTCATCGAAGGGCCGCTGATGGATGGCATGAACGTGGTCGGTGACCTGTTCGGCAGCGGCAAGATGTTCCTGCCGCAGGTGGTGAAATCCGCCCGCGTGATGAAGAAGGCGGTCGCCCATCTCATCCCCTTCATCGAGGCGGAAAAGGAAGAGGGCGCCAGGGCCAAGGGCACGATCATCATGGCCACGGTGAAGGGCGATGTGCACGATATCGGCAAGAACATCGTCGGCGTGGTCCTGCAGTGCAACGGCTACGAGGTGGTCGACCTCGGCGTGATGGTCCCCTGGTCCAAGATCCTCGAGGCGGCGAACGAGAACGAGGCCGACATGATCGGCCTGTCGGGCCTGATCACCCCGTCGCTCGACGAGATGGTCACCGTTGCCGAGGAAATGAAAACGGCGGGCATGACCATGCCGCTGCTGATCGGCGGCGCGACGACCAGCAAGGTGCACACCGCGCTACGTATCGATCCGGCCTACGATGGCCCGGTGATCCACGTGCTCGACGCAAGCCGTGCGGTCGGCGTGGCGAGCCGCCTGCTGTCCGACACCCAGCGCGACGAATTCGTCGAGAGCACTGCGAGCGAATATGTGAAAGTGCGCGAGGCGCGCGAGGGGAAGGCGCAGAGCGTGCTCCTCAGCCTCGAGGAAGCGCGGGCGAACTTCTTCGACGCCTACCTCTCCGACAAGGCCGCGCCGCCGCTGAAACCGGGCCTCCACGTCTACGAAGACTGGTCGCTGGCGGACCTGCGCGATTATATCGACTGGACGCCGTTCTTCCGCGCCTGGGAACTGCACGGGACCTATCCGCGCATCCTCGACGACGAGGTGGTGGGCGAAACCGCGCGCCAGTTGAAGGCCGATGCGGACGCCATGCTCGACCGGATCATTGGCGAAAAATGGCTTACGGCGCGCGGTGTTGCGGGTTTCTGGCCCTGCGCGCGCGATGGCGACGATGTCACGATCCATGATGCCGAGGGCGAGACCCACACGGTCCTGCCCTTCCTTCGCCAGCAGGTGAAGAAATCGCGCGACCGGGCGAATATGTGCCTTGCCGATTTCATCGATCCGGCGGGTGACTGGATCGGCGGCTTCGCGGTCGGAATTCACGGGATCGAGGAGCATTCGAAGGCCTTCCTTGAGGACAAGGACGACTATTCGGACATCCTCCTGAAGGCGTTGGCCGACCGCTTTGCGGAAGCCTTTGCCGAGCGTCTGCACCAGCACGTGCGCACCGATCTGTGGGGGTATGCGCCGCAGGAGCAGCTGACCAACGAGGCGCTGATCAAGGAGGAGTACCGCGGTATTCGACCGGCGCCCGGCTATCCGGCATGCCCCGATCACAGCCTCAAGCCGATCCTGTTCGACTTGCTCGATGCGCCGACGAACGCCGGTCTCACCCTGACTGAGAACTTTGCGATGTATCCCACCGCGGCGGTCAGCGGCTTTTATTTCGGGCATCCGGAAGCAGAATACTTCGGCGTCGCGCGCATCGGACGCGACCAGCTTGAAGACTATGCGCGGCGGCGCGGGGTCGATATGGCGACCGCCGAACGATGGCTGCGCCCCAATCTCGACTGA